The following proteins are encoded in a genomic region of Clostridium kluyveri:
- a CDS encoding permease, which yields MDLLSTIFEWLNDQLLKMTWLSNLVKKLVENVFGLSTNERLGGSIHFFIYDTIKIFILLSVLIFIISYIQSYFPPERTRKILGNIKGIKGNILGALLGTITPFCSCSSIPIFIGFTSAALPLGITFSFLISSPLVDLASLLLLMSFFGAKIAIAYVIVGLILAVIGGTIIDKLKLEEYVKSYVKEIDNVNAEIIELTREERISYSKDQVTQIIKKVCLYVFIGVGIGAAIHNWIPESIIQNVIGANNPFSVLIATVVGIPMYADIFGTLPIAEALFGKGVGIGTVLSFMMAVTTLSLPSIIMLSKVVKPKLLSIFVGIASVGIIIIGYLFNAFGFLFV from the coding sequence ATGGATTTACTATCAACAATATTTGAGTGGTTAAATGATCAATTGTTAAAGATGACTTGGTTATCTAATTTAGTAAAAAAATTAGTTGAAAATGTTTTTGGATTGTCAACTAATGAAAGGCTTGGGGGAAGTATTCACTTTTTTATATATGATACTATAAAAATATTTATATTGCTTTCGGTGCTTATTTTTATAATATCCTATATCCAGAGCTATTTTCCACCAGAGAGAACAAGAAAGATATTGGGGAATATAAAAGGGATAAAAGGAAATATACTCGGAGCATTACTTGGGACAATTACCCCATTTTGTAGTTGTTCTAGTATTCCAATATTTATAGGATTTACTTCAGCTGCATTACCACTTGGAATAACATTCTCATTTTTAATCTCGTCACCACTTGTAGATTTAGCATCATTGCTTTTATTGATGTCATTCTTTGGAGCAAAGATTGCAATAGCTTATGTAATCGTAGGATTAATACTTGCAGTAATAGGCGGAACAATTATTGATAAATTGAAACTTGAAGAATATGTAAAAAGTTATGTAAAAGAAATTGATAATGTAAATGCTGAAATAATTGAGTTAACTAGAGAAGAAAGAATATCATATTCAAAAGATCAAGTAACACAGATAATTAAAAAGGTATGCCTATATGTATTTATTGGTGTTGGAATAGGTGCAGCAATACACAATTGGATTCCAGAATCAATAATTCAAAATGTTATTGGTGCTAACAATCCATTTTCAGTACTTATAGCAACAGTAGTCGGAATACCAATGTATGCTGATATTTTTGGAACACTTCCAATAGCTGAAGCATTATTTGGCAAAGGTGTAGGAATAGGTACAGTACTTTCATTTATGATGGCAGTTACAACACTTTCACTTCCATCAATAATAATGCTAAGCAAAGTTGTTAAACCTAAATTACTAAGTATATTTGTTGGTATAGCATCTGTCGGAATAATAATAATTGGATATTTATTTAATGCTTTCGGATTTTTATTCGTATAA
- a CDS encoding ArsR/SmtB family transcription factor, which produces MYKLTDLFKVLSDETRLRILTLLYNKELCVCQLQGILEEESQPKISKHLAKLRDMEFVKDERKEKFIYYYLNNNEMLKEILKNIIDNSSQYEVIKDDLERLKYADEIKERKMCQIKNKEV; this is translated from the coding sequence ATGTATAAACTTACAGATTTATTTAAAGTATTATCAGATGAAACAAGATTAAGGATTTTAACTCTGCTATATAATAAAGAGTTATGTGTTTGTCAATTACAAGGAATATTGGAAGAAGAATCTCAACCTAAAATTTCAAAACACTTAGCAAAACTTAGAGATATGGAATTTGTAAAGGATGAAAGAAAAGAGAAATTTATATATTACTATTTAAATAATAATGAAATGCTAAAAGAAATCTTAAAAAATATTATAGATAATTCTAGTCAATATGAAGTTATAAAGGATGATCTTGAAAGATTAAAATATGCTGATGAAATTAAGGAAAGAAAAATGTGCCAAATTAAAAATAAAGAAGTATAG
- a CDS encoding Tn3 family transposase — translation MKIARGSELLTPEQRQALMQIPEDEWVLGTYYTFSKRDLEIINKRRREENRLGFAVQLAVLRYPGWPYTHIKSIPGSVIHYILKQIGASPSSLSLYPQRENTLWDHLKEIRSEYDFVTFTLKEYRITFKHLYQLALENGDAIHLLHECIDFLRKNKIILPAITTLERMVWEARAMAEKKLFNTVSQSLTNEQKVKLEGIITLQHPSESNKTILGWLKEAPGHPSPETFLKVIERLEYIRGIELETVKISHLHRNRLLQLSSLGSRYEPYAFRDFQENKRYSILTVYLLHLTQELTDKAFEIHDRQILSLLSKGRKAQEEIQKQNGKKLNEKVIHFTNIGQALIKAKQEKLDVFEVLESVIEWNSFVSSVEEAQELARPADYDYLDLLQKRFYSLRKYTPTLLRVLEFHSTKANEPLLQAVEIIRGMNESGKRKVPDDSPVDFISKRWKKHLYEDDGTTINRHYYEMAVLTELREHVRAGDVSIVGSRQYRDFEEYLFSEDTWNQTKENTRLSVSLSFEDYMTERTSSLNERLRWLAANFNKLDGVSLEKGKLSLARLEKDVPEEAKKFSASLYQMLPRIKLTDLLMDVAYITGFHEQFTHASNNRKPDKEETIIIMAALLGMGMNIGLSKMAEATPGLTYKQLANVSQWRMYEDAMNKAQAVLVNFHHKLQLSSYWGDGTTSSSDGMRMQLGVSSLHADANPHYGTGKGATIYRFTSDQFSSYYTKIIHTNSRDAIHVLDGLLHHETDLNIEEHYTDTAGYTDQIFGLTHLLGFKFAPRIRDLSDSKLFTIDKASEYPKLEAILRGQINTKVIGENYEDVLRLAHSIREGTVSASLIMGKLGSYARQNSLATALREMGRIEKTIFILNYISDELLRRKIQKGLNKGEAMNGLARAIFFGKQGELRERTIQHQLQRASALNIIINAISIWNTLHLTKAVEYQKRTGSFNEDLLHHMSPLGWEHINLLGEYHFNSEKVISLDSLRPLKLS, via the coding sequence ATGAAAATCGCAAGAGGTAGTGAATTGCTTACACCCGAACAGAGACAGGCTCTTATGCAAATTCCTGAAGATGAGTGGGTGCTAGGAACCTACTACACTTTTTCCAAACGAGATTTAGAAATTATAAATAAACGAAGAAGAGAAGAAAACCGGTTAGGGTTCGCCGTTCAATTAGCCGTTCTTCGGTATCCCGGTTGGCCGTACACTCATATCAAAAGCATCCCAGGTTCAGTCATACATTACATATTAAAACAAATCGGTGCCAGTCCATCTTCACTTAGTCTTTATCCTCAAAGAGAAAATACACTTTGGGATCATTTGAAAGAAATTCGAAGTGAATACGATTTTGTAACTTTTACCCTAAAAGAATACCGAATAACATTTAAGCATCTTTATCAATTGGCTTTGGAAAATGGCGATGCCATTCATCTGCTACATGAATGTATCGACTTTCTAAGAAAAAACAAAATCATACTGCCTGCTATCACTACACTTGAGAGAATGGTGTGGGAGGCAAGAGCAATGGCTGAAAAGAAGCTATTTAATACGGTTAGTCAGTCCCTAACAAATGAGCAAAAAGTAAAACTTGAAGGGATCATTACTTTGCAGCATCCATCCGAATCCAATAAAACGATATTGGGTTGGTTAAAGGAAGCACCGGGTCATCCTTCACCCGAAACATTTCTAAAAGTAATAGAACGACTCGAATACATACGGGGAATAGAATTAGAGACGGTAAAAATTAGTCATTTGCATCGCAATCGCCTGTTACAGCTATCTAGTTTAGGTTCAAGATATGAGCCTTATGCATTTCGTGACTTTCAAGAAAATAAACGATATTCGATATTAACCGTCTATTTATTACATCTTACTCAGGAGTTAACTGACAAAGCTTTTGAAATCCATGACAGACAAATACTTAGTCTGTTATCAAAAGGCCGTAAGGCTCAAGAGGAAATTCAGAAACAAAACGGTAAAAAGCTAAATGAGAAAGTCATACACTTTACGAACATCGGACAAGCTTTAATCAAAGCAAAACAGGAAAAATTAGACGTTTTTGAGGTTTTAGAATCCGTTATTGAATGGAATTCTTTTGTCTCTTCAGTGGAAGAAGCTCAAGAGCTTGCACGCCCTGCGGACTATGATTATTTAGACTTACTGCAAAAACGATTTTATTCACTTAGAAAATATACGCCAACGCTATTAAGGGTATTGGAATTTCATTCAACAAAGGCAAATGAGCCACTTTTACAAGCTGTTGAGATTATCCGAGGAATGAACGAATCCGGAAAGCGAAAAGTGCCTGATGACTCGCCTGTGGATTTTATTTCAAAACGTTGGAAAAAGCATTTATACGAGGATGATGGTACAACAATCAATCGTCATTACTATGAAATGGCTGTTTTAACAGAACTTCGGGAGCATGTTCGGGCAGGAGATGTTTCCATTGTCGGCAGCAGACAGTATAGAGATTTTGAGGAATATTTGTTTTCAGAAGATACATGGAACCAAACGAAGGAGAATACGAGATTATCAGTTAGTTTATCATTCGAAGATTATATGACGGAGAGAACCAGCAGCCTTAACGAAAGGTTAAGGTGGTTAGCTGCCAATTTCAACAAGTTAGACGGGGTTTCTCTTGAAAAAGGAAAGCTGTCACTTGCACGCTTAGAAAAAGATGTTCCAGAAGAAGCAAAAAAGTTTAGTGCGAGCCTTTATCAAATGCTGCCAAGAATAAAATTAACTGATTTACTCATGGATGTTGCTTATATAACGGGATTTCATGAGCAATTTACTCATGCTTCTAATAATCGAAAACCTGATAAAGAAGAAACAATCATTATCATGGCTGCCCTTTTAGGAATGGGAATGAATATTGGATTGAGTAAGATGGCTGAAGCCACACCCGGACTTACATATAAACAACTAGCCAATGTGTCTCAATGGCGCATGTATGAAGACGCAATGAATAAAGCTCAAGCCGTATTAGTAAATTTTCATCACAAATTGCAATTGTCTTCCTATTGGGGTGACGGTACCACATCCTCGTCAGATGGTATGAGAATGCAACTAGGAGTTTCATCACTGCATGCAGATGCAAACCCACATTACGGAACTGGAAAGGGAGCTACCATCTATCGATTTACAAGTGATCAATTTTCTTCTTACTATACAAAGATTATACATACTAATTCACGAGATGCGATTCATGTTTTGGATGGTTTATTGCATCATGAGACGGATCTCAACATAGAAGAGCATTATACAGACACAGCAGGTTACACAGACCAAATTTTCGGATTGACCCATTTATTAGGATTTAAATTTGCTCCAAGAATAAGAGATTTATCGGACTCAAAATTATTTACAATAGATAAAGCAAGCGAGTATCCAAAACTAGAAGCTATTTTACGTGGACAAATAAATACAAAGGTCATTGGAGAAAATTATGAGGATGTTTTACGATTAGCCCATTCAATAAGAGAAGGAACAGTCTCAGCATCCCTTATTATGGGAAAATTAGGTTCTTATGCAAGACAGAACAGTTTAGCTACAGCCTTACGCGAAATGGGCCGAATAGAAAAAACAATCTTTATTCTTAATTACATTTCAGATGAATTGCTAAGAAGAAAAATACAAAAAGGATTGAATAAAGGTGAAGCCATGAATGGGCTGGCAAGAGCTATTTTCTTCGGAAAACAAGGAGAGCTTAGGGAACGAACCATACAACATCAGCTTCAAAGGGCCAGTGCTTTAAACATAATTATCAATGCCATTAGTATCTGGAATACTCTACATCTAACAAAAGCAGTTGAATATCAAAAACGGACAGGTAGTTTTAATGAAGATTTATTGCACCATATGTCACCTTTAGGCTGGGAACATATTAATTTACTAGGAGAATACCATTTTAATTCGGAGAAAGTGATCTCATTAGATTCTTTAAGACCACTAAAACTTTCTTAA
- a CDS encoding helix-turn-helix domain-containing protein: MAKKEGKFKGRLKKYHKNHAGMNYAVKLYKEGNMTVNQICEITNVSRASLYRKLSERSS; the protein is encoded by the coding sequence CTGGCCAAGAAAGAAGGAAAATTTAAAGGCCGATTAAAGAAATATCATAAAAATCATGCTGGAATGAATTATGCGGTGAAGCTATATAAAGAAGGAAATATGACTGTAAATCAAATTTGTGAAATTACAAATGTGTCTAGGGCCTCATTATATAGAAAGCTATCAGAAAGGAGCAGTTGA
- a CDS encoding helix-turn-helix transcriptional regulator, producing MPKIDNILAILWMLSSGEKITAKQISEKLEMNIRTVYRYIDTLSTSGVPIISEPGHNGGYTLLNSFIEAPLFFDFEEQTSLYHAAVFAEEAGYYGGEALNRAISKLSKYSNQEQETKINQHLTSLEVISRLSSLSMEPFLRELEKAVADGYTVKIQYHKSGEEKSKYRLVNPYRIIYWNNKWYVIGFCHLRNDIRSFRVDRIESLMLIENKFNRPENFSARDFFMKNLLPTIEDKEGIISLVINGNTRALDDICQHWFLGHYLQERTSNQAVFLLEKDMIHTYVPYLLLPYGKSIQVIEPISLKKRLVEVLSELIKFYQV from the coding sequence ATGCCTAAAATTGACAATATACTAGCAATTCTATGGATGCTTAGTTCAGGTGAAAAAATTACTGCAAAACAAATTTCAGAAAAATTAGAGATGAATATAAGGACTGTGTATCGTTATATTGATACACTTTCAACAAGTGGCGTACCTATAATTTCAGAACCAGGACATAACGGTGGATACACTTTATTGAACAGTTTTATTGAAGCTCCTCTTTTTTTTGATTTTGAAGAGCAAACCTCACTTTATCATGCTGCTGTTTTTGCAGAAGAAGCCGGATATTATGGTGGTGAAGCACTAAATAGAGCTATTTCAAAGCTAAGCAAATATTCAAATCAAGAGCAGGAAACAAAGATAAACCAACATTTAACCAGTCTTGAAGTAATAAGTCGATTAAGTTCCCTTTCCATGGAACCTTTCTTGAGGGAGTTGGAGAAGGCCGTAGCTGACGGATACACTGTAAAAATTCAATACCATAAAAGTGGCGAAGAGAAATCAAAGTATAGATTGGTTAATCCGTACAGAATTATTTATTGGAATAATAAGTGGTATGTGATTGGATTTTGTCACCTTAGGAATGATATCCGAAGTTTTAGAGTAGATCGAATTGAAAGTCTAATGCTAATCGAAAATAAGTTTAACCGGCCAGAAAACTTTTCAGCACGTGACTTTTTTATGAAAAACCTTCTTCCAACTATAGAAGATAAGGAAGGGATTATTTCTTTAGTTATTAATGGAAATACAAGGGCGTTGGATGATATTTGCCAACATTGGTTTTTAGGACATTATTTACAAGAACGGACTTCAAATCAAGCAGTATTTCTTCTTGAAAAAGATATGATACATACATATGTACCTTATTTACTTTTACCGTACGGTAAATCTATTCAAGTTATTGAGCCAATAAGTCTTAAGAAAAGACTTGTTGAAGTTCTGTCGGAATTAATAAAATTTTATCAAGTATGA
- a CDS encoding type 1 glutamine amidotransferase family protein — protein MQTKKVYLYVFNTMSDWEYGHLIAELNSGRYFKKDLAPLKVITVGANKGIITTMGGLSIKPDISLDECTLESKDLLILPGGTTWREDIHQPILERIGHALKVGTIVAAICGATEGLANMGYLDSRKHTSNNLEYINMVCPNYKGEKFYELGPAVSDANLVTASGVAPLEFAMEVLKKIDVFTPDTLHSWYNLNKTHKPEYFFQLMNSINK, from the coding sequence ATGCAAACAAAAAAAGTTTATCTTTATGTATTTAATACAATGTCAGACTGGGAATATGGACATTTAATTGCTGAACTAAACTCAGGAAGATATTTCAAAAAGGATTTAGCACCTTTAAAAGTAATTACAGTGGGAGCTAATAAAGGAATTATTACTACCATGGGAGGACTGAGCATAAAACCAGATATTTCCCTTGATGAATGTACTCTTGAGAGTAAAGATCTTTTAATTTTACCAGGAGGGACTACTTGGAGAGAAGATATTCATCAACCTATCTTGGAAAGAATTGGCCATGCATTAAAGGTTGGCACTATTGTTGCTGCAATTTGTGGTGCAACTGAGGGCCTCGCGAATATGGGATACCTAGATTCTAGAAAGCATACAAGTAATAACTTAGAGTATATTAATATGGTATGTCCTAATTATAAAGGAGAAAAGTTTTATGAGTTGGGACCTGCGGTATCTGATGCGAATTTAGTTACTGCATCAGGAGTAGCTCCTCTGGAATTTGCGATGGAAGTACTGAAAAAAATAGATGTATTTACACCAGATACATTACATTCATGGTATAACCTAAATAAGACCCATAAACCTGAATACTTCTTCCAGTTAATGAATTCAATAAATAAATGA
- a CDS encoding ATP-binding cassette domain-containing protein, translating into MIEFKNVTKSYGKLTTLNNISISIKEPGIYCLLGRNGAGKTTMLKTMAGHIAATSGEVEINGKKVDMMDMPNDIHFVEADARQFNIRLNELIHAAANINPLFDYSFAINLAERFKLDTHKKYNQLSFGMKSMVNTLIALASSKNTLLLDEPVLGFDPIMRKAFYDMLMESCAEKPKIVVVSTHIVDEMSKVAEQLIIIDKGAPILFCDMNNIDEKAYCVTGSAELVKAATDGLRVIGETKVGNHLSRYIFDRRIDEKDVWISALSLQDFFVGLVGNEKGDY; encoded by the coding sequence ATGATTGAATTTAAGAATGTAACAAAGAGCTATGGGAAACTTACGACTCTTAATAATATTTCAATCTCAATTAAAGAACCCGGTATATATTGTTTGCTTGGGCGTAACGGAGCAGGAAAAACTACCATGCTTAAAACTATGGCAGGACATATTGCGGCAACCTCTGGTGAAGTTGAGATAAATGGAAAAAAAGTAGACATGATGGATATGCCCAATGATATTCATTTTGTAGAAGCGGATGCAAGACAATTCAATATTCGGCTTAATGAGTTAATTCATGCTGCTGCCAATATAAATCCATTGTTTGACTATTCATTCGCGATAAACTTGGCAGAGCGTTTTAAGTTGGACACTCATAAAAAATATAATCAATTATCTTTTGGCATGAAATCAATGGTAAATACACTTATTGCGTTGGCTTCAAGTAAAAACACACTACTTCTTGACGAGCCTGTACTCGGCTTCGACCCAATTATGCGCAAGGCCTTCTACGATATGTTAATGGAAAGTTGTGCGGAAAAACCTAAAATTGTTGTTGTATCAACACACATTGTTGATGAAATGTCAAAAGTGGCAGAACAGCTTATCATCATAGATAAAGGAGCGCCTATCTTATTTTGTGATATGAATAATATTGATGAAAAAGCATATTGTGTTACAGGTTCCGCAGAGCTTGTAAAGGCTGCCACAGATGGCTTACGAGTTATTGGTGAAACAAAAGTAGGTAATCATTTATCTCGGTATATTTTTGACAGACGTATTGATGAAAAGGATGTTTGGATTTCTGCTTTGAGCTTACAGGATTTCTTTGTTGGACTAGTAGGCAACGAAAAGGGGGATTATTAA
- a CDS encoding GntR family transcriptional regulator, translating to MRLNIEKPMFVQIIDMIKDDILNGTYNVDDLIISTPQIAKLLSVNPTTAQKAISVLTDRGIIYKKRGVGMAVTKEAKEMILSEREKEFFDNIIPNFINEARKIGIPDMELLDIVKEHLHD from the coding sequence GTGAGATTGAATATTGAAAAGCCAATGTTTGTCCAGATAATAGATATGATAAAGGACGACATTCTCAACGGCACATATAATGTGGATGATTTGATTATTTCAACTCCGCAGATAGCAAAGCTTTTATCTGTAAATCCCACGACAGCGCAAAAAGCAATCTCCGTACTAACAGACCGTGGCATTATTTACAAAAAACGTGGTGTTGGAATGGCAGTTACAAAAGAAGCAAAAGAAATGATTTTGAGTGAACGAGAAAAAGAGTTTTTTGACAACATAATTCCAAATTTTATAAACGAAGCAAGAAAAATAGGTATTCCTGATATGGAACTACTAGATATTGTAAAGGAGCATTTACATGATTGA
- a CDS encoding DMT family transporter, translated as MKKIDIGVAYAIWSGLGITAIEIIGVLIFKERIDFLKIMFISLIMIGTIGLNFTRTS; from the coding sequence CTGAAAAAAATAGACATTGGTGTAGCCTATGCAATCTGGTCAGGATTAGGAATCACCGCTATTGAAATCATTGGAGTCTTGATCTTCAAGGAGCGGATAGATTTTCTTAAAATAATGTTCATTTCACTTATAATGATTGGAACCATCGGATTAAATTTTACCCGAACAAGTTAA
- a CDS encoding SMR family transporter codes for MGMSWVYLILAIAFEVIGTTTLKGSNHIISFKMLAMLVSYGFSLLFLSLSTEKNRHWCSLCNLVRIRNHRY; via the coding sequence ATGGGAATGAGTTGGGTGTATTTAATATTAGCTATAGCTTTTGAGGTAATAGGAACAACAACATTGAAAGGCTCAAATCACATAATAAGCTTTAAGATGTTGGCAATGTTGGTATCTTACGGTTTTAGCTTGCTTTTCTTATCATTAAGCACTGAAAAAAATAGACATTGGTGTAGCCTATGCAATCTGGTCAGGATTAGGAATCACCGCTATTGA
- a CDS encoding DUF5360 family protein, which translates to MKRLKVFFLATDLGFLIYWFITLLHIIPSNLAFKDYTNPIISAWNWSFFPLDMCVAFTGITTMILFSRKNNLLKKFALLSLALTFCSGLQAVSFWFLRRDFDLMWWAFNLYLVIYPLFFVKGLVWE; encoded by the coding sequence TTGAAGAGATTAAAGGTATTCTTTTTAGCTACCGATCTTGGATTTCTTATTTATTGGTTCATAACCTTATTGCATATTATTCCGAGCAATTTAGCTTTCAAGGATTATACCAACCCAATAATATCTGCTTGGAATTGGTCTTTTTTCCCGCTTGATATGTGTGTGGCTTTTACTGGAATTACCACTATGATTTTATTTTCAAGGAAAAACAATCTGTTGAAGAAGTTTGCCCTTCTTTCTCTTGCCCTGACCTTTTGCTCCGGCCTACAAGCGGTATCGTTTTGGTTTCTGAGAAGAGATTTCGATTTAATGTGGTGGGCGTTTAATCTTTATCTTGTGATCTACCCGTTGTTTTTTGTAAAGGGATTGGTATGGGAATGA
- a CDS encoding MarR family transcriptional regulator, protein MIEEDIAIIANHFWKKSIDNINRILSDGQIKNFNMNDYYYLTVIYQLETPNFGDVANALHLTKPSISAMVQRLMKNGLVSKIQSERR, encoded by the coding sequence ATGATTGAAGAGGACATCGCCATAATCGCAAACCACTTCTGGAAAAAATCTATCGACAACATTAACAGGATACTTTCAGACGGACAAATAAAGAACTTTAATATGAACGATTACTATTATCTAACCGTTATTTATCAACTTGAAACGCCCAATTTTGGAGACGTCGCCAATGCATTACACTTAACAAAGCCTTCAATTTCAGCTATGGTACAAAGACTGATGAAAAATGGACTGGTTTCAAAAATTCAGTCAGAAAGAAGATAA
- a CDS encoding M28 family metallopeptidase codes for MASNEFEGRYVGSKGKDSKKAVIVSAHFDHLGYVDRKLIRGALDNASRFSLMKIANGLQEKAKEKPFDEDIIFCAFNGEEEGTAGSHAFVKQITSKSLYNSIYNINIDSIGSKEGGKLALKNMSKVCNKLYDAVKTTSKNDNVEFADTRVMGVGDYLSFENAGISNVFFVQEGIEKLVHKPTDTPDILDYNQIDKIANL; via the coding sequence TTGGCTTCCAATGAGTTTGAAGGAAGATATGTAGGTTCAAAAGGCAAAGATAGCAAAAAAGCTGTAATAGTATCAGCACATTTTGACCATTTAGGATATGTAGATAGAAAACTTATTAGAGGTGCTTTGGACAATGCTTCTAGATTTTCCTTAATGAAAATAGCCAATGGACTACAAGAAAAAGCTAAAGAGAAACCTTTTGATGAAGATATAATTTTTTGTGCCTTTAATGGAGAAGAAGAAGGAACAGCAGGAAGTCATGCATTTGTTAAACAGATCACATCAAAATCTTTATATAACAGTATATACAATATTAACATAGACTCTATAGGATCTAAAGAAGGAGGAAAACTTGCTTTAAAGAATATGAGCAAGGTATGTAATAAACTATATGACGCTGTGAAAACCACTTCAAAAAATGATAATGTTGAATTTGCAGATACTAGAGTTATGGGTGTAGGCGATTATCTTAGTTTTGAAAATGCAGGTATATCGAATGTCTTTTTTGTACAAGAAGGTATAGAAAAGTTAGTTCATAAGCCTACAGACACTCCAGATATTTTAGATTATAACCAAATAGATAAGATTGCAAATTTATAA